The genomic stretch TCTTCATAGGCCCTCCCATCTTCAACTGTCTTTTCCCATGCTAATCACTGTGGACGGGATGACAAACGTTAAAAAGGGAATTGGCCTGAAAAAGAGACCCCTGGCTTGGAACCGATGCGTCCGGACGTCGGAATTTGATTGCCGAGCCCAGGCTGGGCTTTACGCTAAGAACGAAAAACGGAACTTTTCGTCAGGCTGATCGTTTTGCCGTATCAATCTGAAATTTCTTGATCTTGTAGTGCATGGTCCGACGACTGACCCCAAGCAGGTCGGCGGCGTCCTTGACCACCCAGGAGCTTCGCTCGAGAGCGTTCAGGACCACCTGCTTCTCGCTTCCGGCCAGGGAAAGAAGATTGCCGGGAAGGGGCGTGTCATCAAAGCTGTCCTCGAACTGCATGTCCTCCATCCGGATAAGTCCGTCAGAGGACAAAATGACCGCGGCTTCCAGCATGTTGCGCAGTTCACGCACATTGCCGGGCCAGGGGTAGTCGAGGATGGCCTCGGAGACTTCTGCGTCGAGCCGGGACAAAGGCCCGTCCTCGGCAAAGAGTTGCAGAAAACGTTCGGCCAAAACGGGGATGTCGGCCTTGCGCTCGCGCAGGGGCGGCACCTGAATGGTGATGACCTTGAGCCGGTAGTACAGGTCCTCGCGAAATTCGCCGCTGCGCACCAGCTCGGCCAGGTCCGCGTTGGTCGCGGCGATGACGCGGCAATTGATGGCGGTCTCGGCCAGATCGCCAACCCGCCGGATTTTTCGTTCCTGCAGAAAACGTAAAAGACGGAGCTGCATTTCCGATGAGATGTTCCCTATCTCGTCAAGGAACAGGGTTCCACCATGCGCCTCGGCCACAAGCCCCTTCTTGTCCTTGTAGGCATTGGTGAACGAGCCCTTGGCATGTCCGAACAGCTCGCTCTCAAGCAAGGTGGATGGAGTTGAGCCGCAATCGACGATCACGAGCGGCCCCCGCGAGCGCTGACTCAGGCGATGCAGGAGCCCGGCGATCTTTTCCTTGCCCGTGCCGCTCTCGCCCAGAAGCAGGATCGTGGCCTCCGTCGGGGCCACCCGCTCGATCAACTTGTAGAGGCGTTGCATGGAAGGACTTTTCCCGCCCCAAAGCTCCTCGGTCAGCAGGTTGCCGCCGCGAGCCCAAGCGCGCCCTCCGCTTGCGGCCAAAATCCGGGCAATTCCCCGGAGCAGATCCTGTCCGTCCACGGGCCTTGTCAGATAATCCGTAGCTCCGTCCTTGATGGCCGCGACGGCGCCCCGCACCGTTCCGTTGCCGGTCAGCATGATGAACGGCAGGCCCGGCCAGCGCCGGACGCACTCCCACAAAAGCTCTCTGCCGGTCATGCCCGGAATGTCCTCTTCGGCGATGACCAGGTCGATCTGCCCGCCCTCAAGCTTAAGCAGGGCCTCTTCGCCATCGGACGCGACCGGAACGGCGTAACCGTCCGTTGCCAGCAGATCGATGAGGGCTTGCCGCCGAGCCAGATCGGCATCGACGACCAGAACGATTTTTTCGGCATTCACCGAAGAAGCCCGTCGGAGCCCACAGCGCGACCCAAGCGACAAGTCGTTGAAAGCCCGATCAATATCCGAGGTTCGATTATCTCCATTTCGCCGATATATCCGAAACTTCAAGAAGACTCAAACAAGAGCGGACGGCCTTGCGCCGTGTTCCGGGGGGCCGACTTGCGCTCCCGTGCGGCACTGCCCCGGTCTGGTTGTTGTCAGTCACCGCGCTCACGGGTATATTGTCAGAAATAACCAAAGGAGGTCCACCATGACGGACAAACAGGAAAACACCCTGCCCCTGGTCGGCGACACCCAAAAAAAACTCAGTGGCCGCAAATGCAAGGAGCTGGACTCTCATACAGCCGCCATGCTTGAATCAAACGAGGTCAAGGCCATCACCGGTGAAGGCGAGGAATGGTGGTGTCCCAATCCGGATTGCGCGGTCGTGGACAAATAGCTGTCACGTACGGCAAGAAAAGCGCGGTCTGGGCAGAAGATGCCCAGACCGCATTTTTTTTGCCCCCCAGCCCTACCAACACCTCAAGCCTTCAATACTAGTCCTTACCATTATTGGATTTTTGGTATCCACAGCCTATCGTGCATTCGATTTTGAACAAAATCCCCTCGCGTTCAAAGGTACGATGCATGATCAAAAACAAACAAAGCCTCCCCGGCCAATACGGCATGACTCTCATCGAAGTCCTGGTCGCCATGGCCATCTCGAGCCTTGTCATGGGCGCCATCTACTCCATTTTTCAATCCCACCAGCGCATCGCCGCCAAACAGGAACAGACAAGCCTCATGCAGCAGGAGCTGCTTTCCGCCATGTCGCTCATCTCGGAAGAGCTGCGCATGTGCGGTTACTCGGCGCAAGGGACGCTGGGGTTCGGTTTTCTGCACAGGCCAGAGGCGGGCGCACCGGATCATGGGCGAGCCACGAACCAGACAGCCGTCTATTGCCGCCGGGACTGGAACAATGACGGCCTCATAAACGAGAGCGGCAGCGGCAGCCTTCGCGAACACTCGGGCTTCAGGCTCAATGTCGCCAATGATGGCTCCGCAAAAGCAGTCGCCGACAATGTGCTGCGCAAATACGACACGGGCGCCGTACGCTGGCAGCCGATCAGCACCAACATCGGCGCCCTGCGTTTCACCTATTTCAACGCCGAAGGCGCTGTCATCCCCGATCCGCAAGCAAACCCCGGGATCATTCGCGGCGTCAAGGTTGAAATCACGGCCATACCCTCGCCATTGCGCGCCAGCCTCAAGATAGGCAATCGCACCATGTCCACGATGGTGTGGTGCAGAAATCTCGGAACAGACAAGAGGAATCCCTTGAGCACCGGCTCCGTGGATGCGGCCATGGCTGTCGTCGCTTCGAGCAGCGCCCCATGACCGCGCATACTGACCCGGCACTGCCCGCAGTGTCGCAACTGTCTGTGCGGAAAGGCCTGCATCCTGGAGAGTGTTCGGGCTTCAGTCTGATCGAAGCCCTGGTTGTACTGGCCATCGTAGCCGTGCTCACGGCCGTTTCGGGCACGACGCTTCTTGGACTATTGCCGGAAGCGAGCATGAACCGCGCAACCAGGACCATTGTCTCCATGTGCAGACACGCCAGATTCGAAGCCATAAAACGAAACGAACAGATCCGCCTCCAATGCGACAAGGGGCAAAACACATGCGAAGTCAGAATCAAGAAAGACAATTCGCTGCTGCGGCGCTTCAATCTCACCGAGTTGAAACATCAGCACTTCCTTGAAAAATCCTACACGACCCACTTCAACGATCGAGGCCGAGCCTCCATGGCCGGGAC from Desulfomicrobium macestii encodes the following:
- a CDS encoding PilW family protein; translated protein: MIKNKQSLPGQYGMTLIEVLVAMAISSLVMGAIYSIFQSHQRIAAKQEQTSLMQQELLSAMSLISEELRMCGYSAQGTLGFGFLHRPEAGAPDHGRATNQTAVYCRRDWNNDGLINESGSGSLREHSGFRLNVANDGSAKAVADNVLRKYDTGAVRWQPISTNIGALRFTYFNAEGAVIPDPQANPGIIRGVKVEITAIPSPLRASLKIGNRTMSTMVWCRNLGTDKRNPLSTGSVDAAMAVVASSSAP
- a CDS encoding sigma-54-dependent transcriptional regulator, with amino-acid sequence MNAEKIVLVVDADLARRQALIDLLATDGYAVPVASDGEEALLKLEGGQIDLVIAEEDIPGMTGRELLWECVRRWPGLPFIMLTGNGTVRGAVAAIKDGATDYLTRPVDGQDLLRGIARILAASGGRAWARGGNLLTEELWGGKSPSMQRLYKLIERVAPTEATILLLGESGTGKEKIAGLLHRLSQRSRGPLVIVDCGSTPSTLLESELFGHAKGSFTNAYKDKKGLVAEAHGGTLFLDEIGNISSEMQLRLLRFLQERKIRRVGDLAETAINCRVIAATNADLAELVRSGEFREDLYYRLKVITIQVPPLRERKADIPVLAERFLQLFAEDGPLSRLDAEVSEAILDYPWPGNVRELRNMLEAAVILSSDGLIRMEDMQFEDSFDDTPLPGNLLSLAGSEKQVVLNALERSSWVVKDAADLLGVSRRTMHYKIKKFQIDTAKRSA
- a CDS encoding GspH/FimT family pseudopilin yields the protein MTAHTDPALPAVSQLSVRKGLHPGECSGFSLIEALVVLAIVAVLTAVSGTTLLGLLPEASMNRATRTIVSMCRHARFEAIKRNEQIRLQCDKGQNTCEVRIKKDNSLLRRFNLTELKHQHFLEKSYTTHFNDRGRASMAGTIIIHNSAGLSRSVIVRPSGSVVTE